One segment of Metallosphaera cuprina Ar-4 DNA contains the following:
- a CDS encoding phosphate uptake regulator PhoU: protein MQKSSRRIQLTGGSTYIISLPKSWVKQLSLNPGDEIEVIQDNNLRLLLLPKGAPQDSKQNRATINCENLRPTFAIREFIAYYMAGYTIVSLLCPKMKAEDRALVKDTVRKRLLGAEVIEEDASNLTVQFLVNEKDLPISRAINRAAIITQNMLKDTIDALKSGDVEIAREVMERDDEVDRFYFYVARQLTLSITSFEILNEEGYNATQIVDIYSAVKSIERIADHASRVSSLIPEVGQQAPPMLLSFGEKVLEVYREATKGFLNGKREIVNKLIDQDGELAAFHKGVMETIFSMSEPTKPSLLLITDSFRRVSRYSLDLAETTINLLAKTKN from the coding sequence ATGCAGAAATCATCTAGAAGAATACAGCTAACTGGCGGATCTACATATATAATCTCCTTACCGAAATCCTGGGTTAAACAGCTGTCCTTGAATCCAGGTGATGAGATTGAGGTAATTCAAGATAATAACTTGAGACTTCTCCTACTACCTAAAGGAGCGCCTCAGGACTCCAAGCAAAATAGAGCAACAATTAACTGTGAGAACCTGAGGCCTACCTTTGCAATAAGGGAGTTCATCGCGTATTACATGGCAGGCTACACAATAGTCTCTTTACTCTGTCCCAAAATGAAGGCTGAGGACAGAGCTTTGGTTAAGGATACGGTGAGAAAGAGGCTTTTAGGCGCTGAGGTGATCGAGGAAGACGCCTCAAACCTTACCGTGCAATTCCTAGTTAACGAGAAGGATCTACCTATATCTAGGGCGATAAATAGGGCAGCGATAATAACTCAGAACATGTTAAAGGATACAATAGATGCCTTGAAGAGCGGAGACGTTGAAATAGCTAGAGAGGTTATGGAGAGAGACGACGAGGTTGATAGGTTTTACTTTTACGTAGCTCGACAATTGACCTTGAGTATAACCTCATTCGAGATACTGAATGAAGAGGGATACAACGCCACTCAGATTGTAGATATCTATTCGGCTGTGAAATCTATAGAGAGAATAGCGGATCACGCTAGCAGAGTTTCTAGCCTGATCCCCGAAGTCGGCCAACAAGCTCCTCCAATGCTATTGAGTTTTGGAGAGAAGGTCCTAGAGGTCTACAGAGAGGCTACTAAGGGGTTCCTCAACGGTAAGAGAGAGATAGTAAACAAGTTAATTGACCAGGACGGCGAACTTGCAGCCTTTCATAAGGGCGTGATGGAAACAATATTTAGCATGAGCGAGCCCACTAAACCTTCTCTACTCTTAATAACCGATTCTTTTAGGAGAGTCAGTAGATACTCTCTAGACCTCGCAGAAACTACAATAAATCTTTTGGCTAAAACCAAAAACTGA
- a CDS encoding orotidine 5'-phosphate decarboxylase / HUMPS family protein, with protein MKRIILSLDTPVPVETFERIVPHVGGVKVGWPLILSLGKEGLRRYLRQVDGLRIFDLKLADIDNTMKLIVNQLRDIGDAFIAHSFVGFEGSLSALASSGVDVFLVVSMSHEGWNDNFYPYLREVARKVNPKGLVAPATRPNILRKVREDFQSKIIVSPGVGAQGAKPGLALCNGANYEIVGRSIYQASDPVGALEEIYKTQEEVMRTCEGAKTVIE; from the coding sequence GTGAAAAGGATCATTCTCTCATTAGATACTCCAGTACCAGTAGAGACGTTTGAAAGAATAGTTCCACACGTAGGTGGGGTTAAAGTAGGCTGGCCCTTAATACTATCATTAGGGAAGGAAGGGTTAAGGAGATACTTAAGACAAGTAGATGGATTAAGGATATTTGACCTAAAACTAGCTGATATTGACAACACAATGAAACTAATTGTAAATCAATTGAGGGACATAGGCGACGCCTTTATAGCCCATAGTTTCGTAGGTTTTGAAGGTTCCTTGTCCGCCTTAGCTTCAAGTGGGGTAGACGTTTTCTTAGTCGTTTCGATGTCACATGAAGGATGGAACGATAATTTCTACCCTTATCTAAGAGAGGTGGCAAGGAAAGTGAATCCTAAGGGTCTTGTGGCTCCAGCTACCAGGCCCAACATTTTGAGGAAAGTTAGAGAGGACTTTCAATCTAAAATCATAGTTTCCCCTGGAGTAGGAGCTCAGGGGGCTAAACCTGGTTTAGCTCTATGTAACGGGGCGAATTATGAGATAGTAGGTAGATCGATATATCAGGCCTCCGACCCTGTTGGGGCGCTAGAGGAAATTTATAAGACACAGGAAGAGGTTATGAGAACATGTGAAGGAGCAAAAACTGTCATCGAGTGA
- the pyrE gene encoding orotate phosphoribosyltransferase produces the protein MDIGDVLVRRKLLLIGHFVLTSGKTSPYYIDLRKFPSFPEFLSVVDEAVVKVKDLGFDFIVGIATGGVPFASFLACKLGLPMGYVRLEKKGYGTDKLVEAEISGRNVLLVDDVTTTGGSLEKAIIEITNGGGKVVGALTIVDREEGATERLRKLGVEFRTVFKISDILRSLSNKLNENERKIIEDYLGGVK, from the coding sequence ATGGATATAGGAGATGTGTTGGTGAGAAGGAAGCTCCTTTTGATAGGTCACTTCGTTCTAACGTCTGGTAAGACCAGCCCGTATTACATTGACCTTAGGAAATTTCCGAGTTTTCCCGAGTTCTTGAGTGTAGTGGATGAGGCAGTTGTTAAGGTGAAGGATTTAGGGTTCGACTTTATAGTTGGAATAGCCACAGGTGGGGTGCCCTTTGCGTCATTTCTAGCTTGTAAACTAGGATTACCCATGGGATACGTTAGGCTAGAAAAGAAGGGTTACGGAACTGATAAGCTAGTTGAGGCAGAGATATCAGGAAGGAATGTGCTTCTTGTAGACGATGTGACAACTACCGGCGGATCGTTAGAGAAGGCGATCATTGAGATAACCAATGGCGGCGGAAAAGTAGTTGGAGCTCTGACTATAGTGGACAGGGAGGAAGGAGCCACAGAGAGATTAAGAAAGCTTGGAGTAGAGTTCAGGACCGTGTTCAAGATATCTGACATACTTAGATCGTTATCGAACAAACTCAATGAGAATGAAAGAAAGATAATAGAGGACTACTTGGGTGGCGTAAAGTGA
- the pyrB gene encoding aspartate carbamoyltransferase → MKDVISVLDFTKTEILQIFELTDKLLTGQFKPNLKGKIIANAFFEPSTRTALSFASAALSSGGKVLGFASDESTSISKGENLADTIRMLDNYADCIVMRHKLDGSAKFASEIASKPVVNAGDGKREHPTQALIDIYTVRSLFHSVEGLTFGFLGDLRYARTVNSMLRILTLFNPKMVYLISPPQLRARLEILNELNYPFKELSDVRDVINEVDVLYVTRIQRERFLDEDEYEKVKESYRVDLKMIEGMKREAAILHPLPRVSEIDRRIDSTPQAKYFLEASYAVPLRSVLLNEVVSGD, encoded by the coding sequence GTGAAGGATGTAATTTCTGTGCTCGATTTCACTAAAACGGAAATCTTACAAATCTTTGAGCTAACCGATAAATTGTTAACAGGACAGTTCAAACCAAACTTAAAAGGAAAGATTATAGCTAACGCCTTCTTTGAGCCGAGCACTAGGACTGCGTTAAGTTTCGCTAGCGCGGCCTTATCCTCTGGCGGTAAAGTTTTAGGATTCGCCTCGGATGAATCTACGTCAATATCAAAGGGCGAAAATCTTGCAGATACCATTAGGATGCTTGATAACTACGCAGACTGTATCGTAATGAGACACAAGCTAGACGGATCCGCAAAATTCGCATCAGAGATAGCGAGTAAACCGGTTGTGAACGCCGGTGATGGAAAAAGAGAACATCCGACGCAGGCTCTAATAGACATCTACACGGTAAGAAGTCTGTTTCATAGCGTAGAAGGACTAACTTTCGGATTCTTAGGAGATCTAAGATATGCTAGGACAGTCAATAGTATGCTTAGGATTCTCACACTTTTTAACCCTAAGATGGTTTACCTTATCTCGCCTCCTCAGCTTAGGGCTAGGTTGGAGATCTTAAACGAGTTGAATTATCCGTTTAAAGAGCTCTCTGACGTCAGGGACGTGATCAATGAAGTAGATGTGCTTTACGTAACTAGAATACAAAGGGAGAGATTTCTCGATGAAGACGAGTATGAAAAAGTTAAGGAAAGTTACAGGGTGGACCTAAAGATGATTGAGGGAATGAAAAGAGAGGCCGCCATACTTCATCCCTTACCAAGGGTGTCAGAAATAGATAGAAGAATAGATAGCACTCCTCAAGCCAAGTACTTCTTGGAGGCATCCTACGCTGTTCCTCTTAGATCGGTTCTCCTAAATGAGGTCGTCAGTGGTGATTGA
- the pyrI gene encoding aspartate carbamoyltransferase regulatory subunit gives MRSSVVIELKSGLIVSKIRNGTVIDHIPAGRALAVLKVLGIKGIEGYRIALVMNAESSKLGKKDILKIEERKIEEKEAELITLIAPEATINIVKDYEVVEKRKQEVPETITGLLKCSNPSCITNNDPEAITKFNTLRSKPLILRCLYCETRLTEEEVMRQILE, from the coding sequence ATGAGGTCGTCAGTGGTGATTGAGTTGAAGAGTGGTTTAATAGTTAGTAAGATCAGAAACGGCACTGTAATAGACCATATACCCGCAGGGAGAGCTTTAGCTGTGCTTAAGGTACTTGGAATCAAGGGAATTGAAGGATATAGGATAGCCCTAGTTATGAACGCGGAGAGTTCCAAACTTGGTAAAAAGGATATCCTGAAGATAGAGGAGAGGAAGATAGAAGAAAAAGAGGCAGAACTGATCACCTTGATCGCTCCGGAAGCTACTATAAATATAGTCAAGGATTACGAGGTCGTAGAGAAGAGAAAGCAAGAGGTACCTGAAACAATAACAGGGTTATTAAAATGCAGTAATCCCTCTTGTATCACTAATAATGATCCTGAGGCCATCACTAAGTTCAACACATTGAGGAGTAAACCCTTGATACTTCGCTGTCTATACTGCGAAACGAGGCTCACCGAGGAGGAGGTAATGAGGCAGATCCTGGAATGA
- a CDS encoding 2-polyprenylphenol hydroxylase, whose protein sequence is MISKVLEVHKEGRFTRFIISYDGKKPKAGQFVALVFPSEKEIPLGVADYREGELEIYVDSSQLASWIESRERVTIEGPFGRPLLLGNTMGITTRELHHDVLYPLREARRSGYDVSLKCLDGCEVNFPKKERDRWDVIIASLPKGRIREVPPKTLIYVRWVKMNCMNGACGVCNVNGYLACVEGPFIEVEKVVDQG, encoded by the coding sequence ATGATTTCGAAAGTTCTGGAAGTTCATAAGGAGGGCCGCTTCACAAGGTTTATAATCAGCTATGATGGGAAGAAGCCCAAAGCCGGACAGTTCGTTGCGCTTGTCTTCCCTAGCGAAAAGGAGATTCCTCTAGGAGTAGCGGATTATAGAGAAGGAGAACTAGAAATTTACGTGGATTCCTCTCAACTGGCATCCTGGATAGAAAGCAGAGAGAGAGTTACAATTGAGGGACCTTTTGGCAGACCTTTACTTTTAGGGAACACAATGGGTATAACAACTAGAGAGCTACATCACGATGTTCTTTATCCCTTGAGAGAGGCAAGGAGATCAGGTTATGACGTCTCCTTGAAATGCTTAGATGGCTGTGAGGTTAACTTTCCTAAGAAAGAGAGGGACAGATGGGATGTCATAATTGCTTCATTACCTAAAGGCAGGATTAGAGAAGTTCCTCCCAAGACTCTGATCTACGTTAGATGGGTTAAGATGAATTGTATGAACGGAGCGTGTGGGGTCTGTAACGTGAACGGGTACTTAGCGTGCGTGGAGGGCCCTTTTATTGAGGTAGAGAAGGTTGTGGATCAAGGGTAA
- the pyrC gene encoding dihydroorotase: MWIKGNIYMGDVVEGCLGFDRRIREIKRECKPDLKLPNDSLILPAGVDMHVHLRGLELSYKETVSSGTSEAVYGGIGLVVDMPNTVPPINDERSINMRLRELADHSRCDYGVYSGVTKHDVESLPIAGYKVFPEDINKEETIQLFTSKKLKILHPEVPVALRYGRMNRRTWQEIASLYEVKGRFHITHVTNLDTLRLAKDLGFTTDLTAHHLLVDGERNCLTKVNPPIRDATERKKLLTALFEADAVASDHAPHASAEKSLPYELCPPGIAAVSFTLPFIYTLAFRGVIPLSRAVELTSRGPSNILNVDAGELREGYLANIVVLRKDRWRYSTRYSKVTQTPLDGFPLDASVHATIVEGKVSYLEGQVYPVRGSNVFDKTGRS; encoded by the coding sequence TTGTGGATCAAGGGTAATATATATATGGGAGATGTTGTGGAGGGATGTTTGGGCTTCGACAGAAGGATAAGAGAGATAAAGAGAGAATGCAAACCCGACCTTAAGCTACCGAACGACTCTTTGATCCTTCCAGCAGGCGTAGATATGCACGTTCATTTGAGGGGGTTAGAGCTATCTTATAAGGAAACGGTGTCTTCAGGGACGTCAGAGGCTGTATATGGAGGGATCGGATTAGTTGTTGATATGCCTAACACCGTCCCACCTATAAACGACGAGAGGAGCATCAACATGAGACTTAGGGAGTTAGCAGATCACTCGAGGTGCGATTATGGAGTTTATTCTGGGGTAACAAAACATGACGTGGAGAGCCTACCTATAGCTGGGTATAAGGTCTTTCCTGAAGATATTAATAAGGAGGAGACTATCCAACTTTTCACGTCTAAAAAGTTAAAGATATTGCATCCTGAAGTACCTGTAGCGCTGAGATACGGGAGAATGAATAGAAGAACTTGGCAGGAAATAGCTTCGTTATACGAAGTTAAAGGAAGGTTCCATATAACTCACGTAACAAATCTAGACACCCTTAGGCTAGCGAAGGATTTGGGCTTCACTACAGACCTCACTGCGCATCATCTTTTGGTTGACGGAGAGAGGAATTGTCTAACCAAAGTCAATCCGCCTATTAGAGACGCAACGGAAAGGAAGAAACTGTTAACAGCCTTATTTGAGGCTGACGCCGTGGCGAGCGATCACGCCCCACACGCTAGCGCCGAAAAAAGCCTTCCTTATGAACTGTGCCCTCCCGGGATTGCAGCCGTCTCATTTACCCTACCTTTTATTTATACGCTCGCGTTCAGAGGTGTAATACCACTGTCGAGGGCCGTAGAGTTAACCTCAAGAGGGCCAAGCAACATCCTCAATGTTGATGCTGGGGAATTAAGGGAGGGTTACTTAGCTAACATAGTGGTCTTGAGAAAGGATAGATGGAGATACTCTACTAGATACAGCAAAGTGACTCAAACTCCGTTAGATGGATTTCCGCTCGATGCCTCGGTTCACGCCACGATAGTGGAGGGAAAGGTTTCTTACTTAGAGGGACAGGTCTATCCTGTGAGAGGATCAAATGTATTCGACAAAACTGGCAGGAGTTAA
- the pyrD gene encoding dihydroorotate dehydrogenase PyrD: MYSTKLAGVNLDDVFIIASGVVPDVPEYTERICNEYRPSAITTKTLTLNPLKPHDAPTLIKLGDGCYMNAIGLGNHGINSLKPSKCKLFVSVGGSSKEEIVKVSHEAERLATIIEINLSSPNRRSFGADMASQVKEIVKDVRGSVTKPVFVKLGPWDNVLELAGKALDGGADGLTLINTLKGMRIDVESRKPLLSYGTGGISGKCIHPLAVRIIHDVFKEYSTEIIGVGGVFTLYDAIEFLEVGAKVVGLGTLIIEQGFGALLSLRDEFESFLVEKGLKLSDLIGSAVRK, translated from the coding sequence ATGTATTCGACAAAACTGGCAGGAGTTAATCTAGATGACGTTTTCATAATAGCCTCAGGCGTAGTCCCAGACGTCCCTGAGTACACAGAGAGGATATGTAACGAGTATCGCCCTTCAGCAATAACGACTAAAACTCTAACACTCAACCCATTGAAACCCCATGATGCCCCCACTCTAATTAAGCTAGGGGATGGATGCTACATGAACGCCATAGGCCTGGGAAATCACGGAATAAACTCACTTAAACCTAGTAAGTGTAAACTCTTCGTAAGTGTGGGAGGGTCCTCCAAGGAGGAGATCGTTAAGGTTTCTCATGAAGCCGAACGATTGGCTACCATTATTGAGATCAACTTAAGTAGTCCTAACAGGAGAAGTTTCGGCGCCGATATGGCCTCCCAGGTTAAGGAGATAGTAAAAGACGTAAGGGGATCTGTGACCAAACCAGTTTTCGTAAAATTAGGACCGTGGGATAACGTACTCGAGTTGGCAGGCAAAGCGTTAGACGGAGGTGCGGACGGTCTTACACTAATTAATACGTTAAAGGGCATGAGAATAGACGTAGAAAGTAGGAAACCTCTCCTCTCTTATGGAACTGGGGGAATATCAGGTAAATGTATTCATCCACTTGCAGTTAGAATTATTCATGATGTTTTTAAGGAGTACTCTACCGAGATAATAGGTGTAGGTGGAGTCTTCACATTGTATGATGCTATAGAGTTCCTTGAGGTAGGTGCGAAAGTGGTGGGCTTAGGAACGTTAATAATTGAACAGGGATTTGGTGCTCTCTTATCTTTGAGAGACGAGTTCGAGTCCTTTCTCGTAGAGAAGGGATTAAAGCTTTCAGATCTTATAGGATCTGCAGTGAGAAAATGA
- a CDS encoding MarC family protein: protein MIIDNVLVIAIKVFAVMDPFSIIPYILSIFEEATQGGENMKWNYLVNKIEIAVVVLLLIFSIIGRLILEFLGIEPYSLEIGGGILLVYLGIDTLGGFQQLKFLSKRLEEAVVTPIATPLIVGPGTMTALVSLSVQNSVLELAIGSLFAALLTYIVLLSGPILIRILGRTGTVAAGRFTAIIIAAFGVQLIIQGISEAKLI from the coding sequence ATGATAATAGATAACGTTCTAGTAATAGCAATAAAAGTCTTCGCGGTAATGGATCCGTTTTCTATCATTCCTTACATTTTGTCTATTTTTGAGGAAGCGACCCAGGGAGGGGAAAACATGAAATGGAACTATTTAGTAAACAAAATTGAGATAGCTGTAGTGGTGCTGCTCCTTATTTTCTCGATAATCGGCCGGTTAATCTTAGAGTTCCTAGGAATTGAACCTTACTCTCTAGAAATAGGAGGAGGGATACTGCTTGTTTACTTAGGTATAGACACTTTAGGTGGATTTCAGCAGCTTAAATTCCTCTCTAAGAGACTGGAAGAGGCTGTGGTTACTCCAATAGCTACGCCTTTGATAGTTGGACCAGGAACCATGACTGCTCTAGTGTCCCTCTCTGTTCAAAATAGCGTTTTAGAGTTGGCTATAGGTTCACTTTTTGCGGCATTATTAACGTATATTGTATTATTGTCTGGTCCTATTCTAATAAGAATCCTAGGTAGAACAGGAACAGTTGCTGCAGGGAGATTCACTGCAATAATAATAGCAGCTTTTGGGGTCCAACTTATCATTCAGGGAATATCTGAGGCAAAGCTAATATAA
- a CDS encoding Lrp/AsnC family transcriptional regulator, translating to MTTNGKRKIDLDTIDRRLLIELLRDSRVSLRRLSEEMNVSPATLHNRLTKMVQEGVIRGFTTLVDYTKLGYSLSAIIMVKVNGKYLVEFEKEISNADNIVAVYDVVGEYDVVLIAKFRSVEDLDVFLKQLLKNSKVERTYTSIVLNSVKEDPRVRI from the coding sequence ATGACAACTAATGGTAAAAGGAAGATAGATCTTGATACTATTGACAGAAGGCTATTGATAGAGCTACTTAGGGACTCAAGGGTAAGCCTAAGAAGGCTTTCTGAAGAGATGAACGTATCTCCGGCAACTCTTCACAACAGGTTAACTAAAATGGTACAAGAGGGAGTAATAAGAGGATTCACAACTTTAGTCGACTACACTAAGCTAGGTTACTCCCTTTCGGCCATCATAATGGTTAAAGTTAACGGGAAATACCTGGTAGAGTTTGAGAAGGAGATTTCAAACGCAGATAACATAGTAGCAGTGTACGACGTTGTGGGAGAGTACGATGTCGTTTTAATAGCTAAGTTTAGGAGCGTTGAGGACTTAGACGTGTTCCTTAAGCAGCTACTTAAAAACAGTAAAGTAGAGAGGACTTACACTAGTATAGTGCTCAACTCTGTTAAGGAAGACCCTAGAGTAAGGATTTAA
- a CDS encoding RPA12/RPB9/RPC11 RNA polymerase family protein, translating into MKFCPKDGGIMIPVKKGDKEVLRCKKCGYEEPLDKKAKKAYQIKENKTKGGKVLTTSVVSEREGRKREDDEWEQEREEYYKEVGLDLLRDELEGSEDRDEE; encoded by the coding sequence TTGAAGTTCTGTCCTAAGGATGGAGGTATAATGATACCAGTAAAGAAGGGAGATAAGGAAGTTTTGAGGTGCAAGAAGTGCGGATATGAGGAACCTTTGGATAAGAAGGCGAAGAAGGCATATCAAATTAAAGAGAACAAGACTAAGGGAGGCAAGGTCCTAACGACTTCCGTTGTTAGCGAAAGGGAGGGAAGAAAGAGAGAGGACGACGAGTGGGAGCAGGAGAGGGAAGAATACTACAAAGAGGTTGGTTTGGACTTACTTAGAGACGAATTAGAAGGATCTGAAGATCGGGACGAAGAGTGA
- a CDS encoding B12-binding domain-containing radical SAM protein, whose amino-acid sequence MTNHHGKEFLGFLGTGPAIGVPESAWKWLACPKMKTDDVGRPIQAPYGMRKVEAKLIDEGFKAAIIDPDHLGPHLKSAKALMFSHHDYFAFGPPSSTWWGITKKEPINYKSFQDLINKPEVQEAKKRGVKMIAGGPSVWQWLWREDMIEKVGINTLVDGEAEKIIGKLAQMILNNEELPRYVYVSGEDVPGIEDIPDIKGASVNGLIEIMRGCARSCRFCSVTLRPTRYYPLEKIERELQANVRAGVRHGVIHSDDVLFYGAVGIIPRPEPLIKLHKMVKKYYKTIAWSHASLAAIRFSEEKYGLISKLSEIIYENGSQSYLGVEVGIETGSPRLAKEIMPAKSAPYKPDNYPETVNEAFKIMHEHSIIPAGTMIVGLPEEKEEDVIRTIELVDSLKPYRSILVPMFFVPMGYFKNKDWFTRIQLSPSHIELYKRVFWHDVYWAENILNSFYMKGPVYLPVRMILKLFLRMAKRRMKEVEAWLESQMKA is encoded by the coding sequence ATGACTAACCATCACGGTAAAGAGTTCCTTGGATTCCTTGGAACTGGCCCCGCAATTGGAGTACCTGAATCGGCCTGGAAATGGCTAGCCTGCCCGAAAATGAAAACAGATGACGTGGGAAGGCCAATTCAAGCCCCCTACGGGATGAGGAAAGTCGAGGCAAAACTAATAGATGAGGGATTTAAGGCGGCGATAATTGACCCTGATCATCTAGGTCCTCACTTAAAGAGTGCTAAAGCCCTGATGTTTTCTCATCATGATTACTTCGCGTTCGGTCCTCCATCGTCAACGTGGTGGGGTATAACAAAGAAGGAACCAATAAATTACAAGAGCTTTCAAGATCTAATAAACAAACCTGAGGTACAGGAGGCTAAGAAGCGCGGAGTAAAGATGATAGCGGGGGGCCCATCGGTGTGGCAATGGCTTTGGAGAGAAGACATGATTGAGAAGGTGGGTATAAACACCTTGGTGGATGGAGAAGCTGAAAAGATTATAGGAAAGTTAGCGCAGATGATACTTAATAACGAGGAACTGCCACGTTATGTTTACGTTAGCGGAGAAGATGTACCTGGAATAGAGGACATACCAGACATAAAGGGTGCTAGCGTAAACGGCTTAATAGAAATAATGAGAGGATGTGCAAGGTCTTGTAGGTTCTGCTCCGTTACATTGAGACCAACTAGATATTATCCTTTAGAGAAGATAGAAAGGGAACTACAAGCTAACGTACGAGCCGGTGTCAGACACGGAGTCATACACAGCGACGATGTGCTGTTCTATGGAGCTGTAGGAATTATTCCTAGACCAGAGCCATTAATTAAGCTTCATAAGATGGTGAAGAAGTATTACAAGACCATAGCTTGGAGCCACGCCAGCCTAGCTGCCATAAGGTTCTCAGAAGAGAAATATGGACTTATCTCAAAGCTTTCTGAAATTATCTACGAAAATGGGTCACAGAGCTACTTAGGTGTAGAGGTTGGAATAGAGACGGGCTCTCCAAGACTGGCTAAAGAGATAATGCCAGCTAAATCCGCTCCTTATAAGCCTGATAACTATCCTGAGACCGTTAACGAAGCCTTCAAAATAATGCATGAACACAGCATAATACCTGCTGGGACGATGATAGTTGGACTACCAGAGGAGAAAGAGGAGGACGTAATAAGGACAATCGAGCTTGTTGATAGTCTCAAACCTTACAGAAGTATATTGGTTCCAATGTTCTTCGTACCTATGGGCTACTTTAAGAACAAGGATTGGTTCACGAGGATCCAGTTAAGCCCATCCCATATAGAGCTTTACAAGAGAGTGTTCTGGCATGACGTGTATTGGGCTGAAAACATTTTGAATTCCTTTTACATGAAGGGACCGGTCTACCTCCCAGTTAGAATGATATTGAAGCTCTTCCTAAGGATGGCCAAGAGGAGAATGAAAGAAGTTGAAGCTTGGCTTGAATCTCAGATGAAAGCCTAA
- the serS gene encoding serine--tRNA ligase: MSWSLLETIRTNPSLLIESLRKRGIDPTLAEKAVQLDRKWRSVLQEAEKLRHEHNVVSSQIPKLSAEERKKRIEEARALLAVLDSKEKELKEIEEERDNLLRALPNLVHESVPVGPDDSYNVPIKVWGKFRVYEKDLDGFLSQVNGLNAQYELIKFKPTPHADELENVLKLGNTVKASEVAGSRFYYLFDDIVWIEQALIMYAIDTITSKGFSLVVPPYMLRGEVIQSVIDLDTFKDAIYKIEGEDLYLIATAEHPIASLFFKEEIEAERLPLKFVGISPAFRKEAGAANKDLKGIFRVHQFNKVEQFIFSLPEDSWKFHDELLYNAEQIFQGLELPYRVVNIASGDLGACAAKKYDLEVWMPAQAKFREMVSCSNCTDWQAFRMKIRFVDRKKNRKGYVHTLNSTAVATTRAITAILENNQLEDGSVVIPRVLRSYLERFKNAPKDVILPKKKG, translated from the coding sequence GTGTCTTGGAGCTTACTTGAAACAATAAGGACAAATCCAAGCTTGCTCATTGAGAGCCTCAGGAAGAGGGGAATAGATCCTACTTTAGCGGAGAAGGCAGTACAACTGGACAGGAAATGGAGATCAGTACTTCAAGAGGCTGAAAAATTGAGGCATGAACATAATGTGGTTAGTTCTCAGATACCTAAACTTTCAGCTGAGGAGAGGAAGAAAAGGATAGAGGAGGCTAGGGCACTTCTGGCGGTTCTTGATTCTAAGGAGAAGGAACTAAAGGAAATAGAGGAGGAAAGAGACAACTTATTGAGGGCTCTACCAAATTTGGTCCACGAGAGCGTACCGGTAGGTCCGGACGACTCCTATAACGTGCCAATTAAGGTGTGGGGGAAGTTCAGGGTATACGAAAAGGATTTAGACGGCTTCTTATCTCAGGTCAACGGGCTCAATGCCCAATATGAGCTGATCAAGTTCAAGCCAACACCACACGCTGATGAACTGGAGAACGTGTTGAAGTTAGGTAATACAGTAAAAGCCAGCGAGGTTGCAGGTTCAAGGTTCTACTACCTTTTTGACGATATAGTGTGGATTGAACAAGCGTTAATAATGTATGCGATAGACACGATAACATCCAAGGGTTTCTCGCTCGTTGTTCCACCTTACATGCTTAGGGGCGAGGTCATTCAATCCGTTATAGATTTGGATACTTTCAAGGATGCAATATATAAGATCGAAGGAGAAGATCTGTATTTAATTGCTACAGCAGAACATCCTATAGCCTCGCTCTTCTTTAAGGAGGAAATAGAGGCCGAGAGGCTTCCCCTAAAGTTTGTAGGAATCAGTCCAGCCTTTAGGAAGGAAGCTGGCGCTGCTAACAAGGATTTAAAAGGTATATTTAGAGTTCACCAGTTCAACAAGGTAGAGCAGTTTATCTTTTCCCTACCAGAGGACAGTTGGAAATTTCATGATGAGCTCTTGTATAACGCTGAGCAGATATTTCAAGGATTGGAACTTCCATATAGGGTTGTAAATATAGCCTCTGGAGATCTAGGAGCCTGCGCCGCAAAGAAATATGACCTAGAGGTGTGGATGCCAGCTCAAGCTAAGTTCAGAGAAATGGTAAGCTGCAGCAATTGTACTGACTGGCAAGCCTTTAGGATGAAGATAAGGTTTGTTGATAGGAAGAAGAACAGGAAAGGGTACGTTCACACTCTTAACAGTACGGCAGTTGCTACAACGAGAGCAATAACAGCCATCCTAGAGAACAACCAACTTGAAGACGGATCTGTTGTTATACCTAGAGTTTTACGATCCTATTTGGAAAGATTTAAAAATGCGCCAAAAGACGTAATTTTACCTAAGAAAAAAGGTTAG